The Virgibacillus phasianinus genome includes a window with the following:
- the ruvX gene encoding Holliday junction resolvase RuvX, whose amino-acid sequence MKIIGLDVGSKTIGVAVSDALGWTAQGVTTIKWKENDRKSADKELKAIIDEYEAEEVVVGLPKNMNGSIGERGKACIAYAKHVEKVHHIKTSLWDERLTTVAAERVLLEADMSRKKRKKVIDKMAAVMILQGYLDKK is encoded by the coding sequence ATGAAAATAATAGGATTGGATGTTGGTTCTAAAACGATAGGTGTTGCTGTCAGTGATGCTCTGGGATGGACTGCCCAAGGTGTTACGACCATCAAATGGAAAGAAAATGACAGGAAATCTGCCGATAAGGAACTGAAAGCTATTATTGATGAATATGAAGCAGAAGAAGTTGTTGTTGGGTTACCGAAAAACATGAATGGAAGTATAGGCGAACGTGGAAAAGCATGTATCGCCTATGCTAAGCATGTGGAAAAGGTACACCATATCAAGACATCGTTATGGGATGAACGTCTTACAACCGTAGCTGCTGAGCGTGTTCTGCTTGAAGCAGATATGAGCAGAAAGAAAAGAAAAAAGGTAATTGACAAAATGGCGGCTGTGATGATTCTACAAGGTTATCTTGATAAAAAATAA
- a CDS encoding IreB family regulatory phosphoprotein, translated as MSSIDKTMKFNFSEEPFDQDIKEILFTVHYALKEKGYNPINQIVGYLLSGDPAYIPRHNDARNLIRKLERDELIEELVKFYLEHQEE; from the coding sequence ATGAGCTCTATTGATAAGACGATGAAATTTAATTTCTCGGAAGAACCATTTGATCAGGATATAAAAGAAATCCTGTTTACCGTACATTATGCCCTTAAAGAAAAAGGGTATAATCCGATTAATCAAATTGTGGGTTATTTACTTTCTGGTGACCCTGCGTATATCCCAAGACATAATGATGCGCGAAACTTAATTCGTAAGCTTGAAAGAGACGAATTAATAGAAGAATTAGTCAAGTTTTATTTAGAACACCAAGAGGAATAG
- the cymR gene encoding cysteine metabolism transcriptional regulator CymR has translation MKISTKGRYGLTIMIELAKNYGKGPVSLKSIAREKDLSEHYLEQLASPLRNASLVKSVRGAYGGYMLANEPKKITAGDIIRVLEGPITPVEGIEDEDVAKQALWLRVRDAVKDVLDTTTLEDLLHHDNDHHQESYMFYI, from the coding sequence ATGAAGATTTCAACAAAAGGACGATATGGTCTAACCATTATGATTGAGCTTGCTAAAAATTATGGCAAGGGACCAGTATCACTCAAATCAATCGCACGTGAAAAAGATTTATCTGAACATTATCTAGAGCAATTAGCCTCTCCGCTAAGAAATGCAAGTTTAGTGAAAAGTGTCCGCGGAGCATACGGTGGCTATATGCTGGCAAATGAACCTAAAAAAATAACTGCAGGTGATATTATTCGGGTATTGGAAGGACCGATAACTCCCGTTGAAGGCATTGAAGATGAAGATGTAGCCAAGCAGGCATTATGGTTGCGGGTTCGTGATGCCGTTAAGGATGTACTGGATACGACCACATTGGAAGATCTGCTTCATCACGATAATGATCACCATCAGGAATCATATATGTTTTATATATAG
- the alaS gene encoding alanine--tRNA ligase, with protein sequence MKQLTSAQVRQMFIDFFKEKGHRVEPSASLVPIEDPTLLWINSGVATLKKYFDGRVIPENPRLVNAQKSIRTNDIENVGFTARHHTFFEMLGNFSIGEYFKEEAIKWAWEFLTSDKWIGFEAERLAVTVHPEDDEAYDIWLKDIQIPKERIIRLEENFWDIGEGPSGPNTEIFFDRGEKYGSDSSDPELYPGGENERYLEIWNLVFSQFNHNPDDTYTPLPKKNIDTGMGLERMVCVIQDTPTNFETDLFMPLIKKVEEFANTTYGKDDKSDTAFKVIADHIRTVTFAIGDNAIPSNEGRGYVLRRLLRRAVRFAKQIGIEEPFMYKLVPIVGDIMKDFYPEVLTSQEHIKNVVKSEEERFHETLQDGLEILTAIIKEESSKGSKVFPGKEVFRLYDTYGFPKELTEEYVDEEGFTIDEQGFEEEMQNQRNRARNARQKMDSMQVQDEILSKVDQASEFIGYDHLEVQTNITQMINGKEFVDTLQVGDDAYVFLQETPFYAESGGQVADNGWIYTETASMYVRDVQKAPKGQNIHHVIVEDGIFRIGQQVSAVVDRDSRNATIKNHTATHLLHQVLKDVLGNHVNQAGSLVSPERLRFDFSHFGSITNEEIKQIETKVNEKIWSSIPVVIESKEIAEAKKMGAMALFGEKYGDIVRVVQVSDYSIELCGGCHVGNTAEIGLFKIIGESGIGAGTRRIEAVSSKHAYYFVNEKMNTLKLAGQLLKTNQETVPEKIESVFKDLKAALKENESLNAKLSNLEATSILDKVEKINDIPLLAEKVNVKDMNQLRGMVDDLKQKLGTGLILLATENDGKVQLAAGVSKDLIEKGMHAGNLIKEAAKICGGGGGGRPDMAQAGGKDPAKINEALIYASNYVKETVEN encoded by the coding sequence ATGAAACAATTAACATCTGCTCAGGTAAGACAAATGTTTATTGACTTTTTTAAAGAAAAAGGGCATCGTGTTGAACCAAGTGCATCACTCGTGCCAATTGAAGACCCAACACTACTTTGGATTAATAGTGGGGTAGCTACATTGAAAAAGTATTTTGACGGGCGTGTCATACCAGAAAATCCGCGATTGGTAAATGCCCAAAAATCAATTAGAACGAATGACATAGAAAACGTTGGTTTCACTGCACGGCATCATACGTTTTTTGAAATGCTTGGCAACTTCTCAATAGGTGAGTACTTTAAAGAAGAAGCCATTAAGTGGGCATGGGAGTTTCTAACAAGTGATAAATGGATTGGCTTTGAAGCTGAACGTTTGGCTGTTACAGTTCATCCTGAAGATGATGAGGCGTATGATATTTGGCTTAAGGATATTCAAATACCAAAAGAACGGATTATCCGTTTAGAAGAAAACTTTTGGGATATCGGAGAGGGACCAAGTGGACCGAATACGGAGATCTTTTTTGATCGCGGTGAAAAATATGGGAGCGATTCAAGTGATCCGGAACTATATCCAGGGGGAGAAAATGAACGTTATTTGGAAATTTGGAACTTGGTCTTTTCCCAATTTAATCATAACCCGGATGACACATACACACCTCTGCCTAAGAAGAATATTGATACAGGTATGGGATTGGAACGGATGGTTTGCGTTATTCAGGATACACCGACAAATTTTGAAACAGATTTGTTCATGCCACTTATCAAAAAGGTAGAGGAATTTGCAAATACCACGTATGGTAAGGATGATAAATCAGATACTGCTTTTAAGGTAATAGCTGATCATATCCGGACGGTTACATTTGCAATAGGTGATAATGCAATACCATCTAATGAGGGGCGTGGCTATGTGCTGCGCAGGTTGCTGCGCCGTGCGGTCCGCTTCGCAAAACAGATCGGTATCGAAGAACCATTTATGTATAAACTGGTCCCGATCGTAGGGGACATTATGAAGGATTTCTATCCGGAGGTACTGACGTCACAGGAACATATTAAAAATGTGGTCAAATCGGAAGAGGAACGCTTTCATGAGACACTCCAGGATGGACTTGAGATACTAACTGCCATTATCAAAGAAGAAAGCAGCAAAGGAAGCAAAGTTTTCCCTGGTAAAGAGGTATTCCGATTGTATGATACCTACGGTTTTCCGAAAGAATTAACGGAAGAGTATGTAGATGAGGAAGGTTTTACAATCGATGAACAAGGGTTTGAGGAAGAAATGCAGAATCAAAGAAACCGTGCACGTAATGCGAGACAAAAGATGGACTCCATGCAGGTTCAGGACGAGATCCTCAGCAAGGTGGATCAAGCCAGCGAGTTTATTGGTTATGATCATTTAGAGGTTCAGACTAATATAACGCAAATGATTAACGGAAAAGAATTTGTTGATACCCTGCAAGTTGGCGATGATGCTTATGTATTTTTACAAGAAACTCCATTCTATGCTGAAAGTGGTGGACAGGTTGCTGATAATGGATGGATTTATACTGAAACTGCTTCGATGTATGTAAGGGATGTGCAAAAAGCGCCAAAAGGTCAAAATATCCATCATGTAATCGTTGAAGACGGTATTTTTAGAATAGGGCAGCAAGTATCAGCTGTTGTTGATCGTGATTCCAGAAACGCTACTATTAAAAATCACACAGCTACTCACTTATTGCACCAGGTTTTAAAAGATGTTCTGGGTAATCACGTTAACCAGGCGGGTTCACTTGTCAGTCCAGAAAGATTACGGTTTGACTTTTCCCATTTTGGCTCAATTACAAATGAGGAAATAAAGCAAATAGAAACAAAGGTAAATGAAAAAATCTGGTCATCCATTCCGGTTGTAATTGAAAGCAAGGAAATCGCAGAAGCTAAAAAAATGGGTGCGATGGCATTGTTCGGTGAAAAATATGGCGATATTGTCCGTGTTGTACAAGTAAGTGATTATAGTATCGAACTATGCGGTGGGTGCCATGTCGGAAATACGGCCGAAATTGGTTTGTTTAAAATTATAGGGGAATCAGGTATCGGTGCAGGAACACGGCGTATCGAGGCTGTTTCCAGTAAACACGCATATTACTTCGTTAACGAAAAAATGAATACTTTAAAACTGGCTGGTCAATTATTAAAGACTAACCAGGAAACTGTTCCAGAAAAAATCGAGTCAGTGTTCAAGGATTTGAAAGCTGCCCTGAAAGAAAACGAATCATTAAATGCTAAACTTTCTAACCTTGAAGCAACATCGATATTGGATAAAGTAGAAAAGATTAATGACATACCACTTCTTGCAGAAAAGGTGAATGTGAAAGATATGAACCAGCTCCGCGGAATGGTAGATGATTTAAAACAGAAGCTTGGTACAGGGCTGATCTTATTAGCTACTGAAAACGACGGTAAAGTTCAATTGGCTGCCGGTGTTTCAAAAGATTTAATTGAAAAAGGGATGCATGCAGGCAATTTAATAAAAGAAGCTGCCAAAATATGCGGCGGCGGTGGTGGAGGCCGTCCTGACATGGCGCAAGCTGGCGGTAAAGACCCGGCTAAAATAAATGAGGCGTTGATATATGCTAGTAATTATGTGAAAGAAACCGTGGAAAACTAG
- the mnmA gene encoding tRNA 2-thiouridine(34) synthase MnmA: protein MGNNNKDTRVVVGMSGGVDSSVAALLLKEQGYDVVGIFMKNWDDTDENGFCTATEDFEDVVRVCNQIGIPYYAVNFEKQYWDKVFTYFLDEYKAGRTPNPDVMCNKEIKFKAFLDHALSLGADYLATGHYAQIRQREGEFEMLRGVDDNKDQTYFLNQLTPDVLEKVMFPLGHLPKKEVRKIAAEQGLATAAKKDSTGICFIGERNFKEFLSEYLPAQPGKMKTLHNEEKGNHEGLMYYTIGQRQGLGIGGSGDAWFVVGKNLTDNVLYVEQGSTNEHLYSDSLIATDLNWITTKDLGKTFTCTAKFRYRQKDSKVTVTILDDGSAHVRFHERQRSITPGQAVVFYDGEICLGGGTIDQVIKNDQRISYVG, encoded by the coding sequence ATGGGAAATAATAATAAAGACACACGCGTAGTCGTTGGGATGAGCGGGGGAGTTGATTCATCCGTAGCAGCCCTTTTGCTCAAGGAACAGGGCTATGACGTTGTAGGAATTTTTATGAAAAACTGGGATGACACGGATGAAAATGGTTTTTGTACTGCTACTGAGGACTTTGAGGATGTTGTTCGGGTGTGCAATCAAATTGGAATTCCTTATTATGCAGTTAATTTTGAAAAACAATATTGGGACAAAGTGTTTACCTATTTTTTAGATGAATATAAAGCTGGGAGAACACCGAACCCGGACGTGATGTGCAATAAAGAAATTAAATTTAAAGCGTTCCTAGATCACGCGCTGTCACTTGGGGCAGATTATTTAGCAACGGGGCATTACGCACAAATAAGACAGCGTGAGGGCGAATTTGAAATGCTTCGCGGGGTGGATGACAACAAGGATCAGACCTATTTTCTAAATCAGCTTACACCTGACGTGCTGGAAAAGGTAATGTTTCCTTTAGGTCATCTTCCGAAAAAAGAAGTTAGAAAAATAGCTGCTGAGCAAGGTTTAGCAACGGCTGCCAAGAAAGATAGTACTGGTATCTGTTTTATCGGGGAACGTAACTTTAAAGAATTTCTAAGTGAATATTTACCAGCGCAGCCAGGCAAAATGAAAACACTTCATAACGAGGAAAAAGGTAATCACGAAGGCCTCATGTACTACACAATTGGCCAACGCCAGGGACTTGGTATTGGCGGGTCTGGTGATGCCTGGTTTGTAGTAGGTAAAAACTTAACAGATAATGTTTTGTATGTAGAACAAGGATCAACGAATGAACATTTGTATTCAGATAGTTTAATCGCAACAGATCTGAATTGGATAACCACAAAAGATCTGGGCAAAACGTTTACGTGTACTGCCAAATTCCGTTATCGTCAAAAGGATAGTAAGGTAACTGTGACGATTTTAGATGACGGAAGTGCCCATGTTAGGTTTCATGAAAGACAACGTTCCATTACACCAGGACAGGCTGTCGTTTTTTATGACGGGGAGATATGCCTAGGTGGGGGAACAATCGACCAGGTTATCAAAAATGATCAGCGGATAAGTTATGTCGGTTAA
- a CDS encoding cysteine desulfurase family protein: MNHIYLDHAATAPMATEVIEAMVPIYSEVFGNPSSVHAFGRKARQLMDQARQVFAGSIHAEEKEIVITSGGTEADNLALIGTALANKQKGNHIITTVQEHHAVLHAAEHLEENGFNVTYLPVYEDGKMAVNDLKQALTDHTIVVSIMSVNNETGIIQPIHDIGELLKNHQAYFHTDAVQAYSQLPIDVKEDHIDLLTVSSHKINGPKGIGFLYVNKNVSLHTLQFGGEQERKRRPGTENVVSAVGFQHAVQLAMNQRENRVETYKEYKKLFIETLEQAAVNVELNGNQSEAIPSIINISFPGTNVEQLLTNFDLTGIAASSGSACTAGSVEPSHVLSAMYGAGNERTTNSIRFSFGLHNKKEDIMEAAERIASIVKRLAAS; the protein is encoded by the coding sequence ATGAATCACATTTATTTGGATCATGCAGCGACAGCACCGATGGCAACAGAAGTGATCGAAGCTATGGTCCCGATTTATTCCGAAGTGTTTGGCAATCCATCAAGTGTCCATGCATTCGGGAGAAAAGCGAGGCAATTAATGGACCAAGCGAGACAGGTCTTTGCTGGGAGCATCCATGCCGAAGAGAAGGAAATTGTTATAACAAGCGGCGGGACTGAAGCAGATAACCTCGCGCTAATTGGGACAGCACTTGCGAACAAACAAAAAGGAAACCACATTATTACAACCGTTCAAGAACATCATGCGGTACTTCACGCAGCGGAACATTTAGAAGAAAACGGTTTTAACGTGACGTACTTACCGGTGTATGAAGATGGAAAAATGGCTGTTAACGATTTAAAACAGGCATTAACCGATCACACCATAGTAGTTTCAATTATGTCTGTTAATAATGAAACGGGAATTATTCAGCCCATTCATGATATCGGTGAACTCTTAAAAAATCATCAGGCCTATTTCCATACGGATGCTGTCCAGGCATACAGTCAACTGCCAATTGATGTTAAAGAGGACCATATTGATTTATTAACGGTTAGCTCACATAAAATTAATGGACCAAAAGGCATTGGTTTTTTATATGTCAATAAAAATGTATCGCTTCATACATTACAGTTTGGCGGTGAACAGGAACGTAAAAGGCGGCCCGGAACGGAAAATGTGGTCAGCGCTGTTGGCTTTCAACATGCAGTTCAGCTCGCGATGAATCAAAGGGAAAACCGAGTTGAAACATACAAAGAATATAAAAAGTTATTTATTGAAACATTGGAACAAGCCGCCGTAAATGTTGAGCTTAATGGTAACCAGTCAGAAGCAATTCCTTCTATTATCAACATTAGTTTTCCAGGTACAAATGTTGAACAACTACTTACTAACTTTGACCTGACCGGAATAGCGGCTTCAAGTGGCAGTGCGTGTACTGCAGGATCGGTTGAACCGTCACATGTACTAAGTGCAATGTACGGTGCTGGCAATGAACGAACAACGAATTCTATACGGTTCAGCTTTGGTCTGCATAACAAAAAGGAAGATATAATGGAGGCGGCGGAAAGAATTGCTTCTATTGTTAAGCGGTTAGCAGCTTCCTAA
- the recD2 gene encoding SF1B family DNA helicase RecD2, translating to MANVEQMGEPDIQKYIKGELLYTIFHNDAEHFSIAKIKVLDTNEELHDKEIVVKGYFSNLQETKDYIFYGQMERHNKFGLQYQVTSYESNIPETTDGLIAYLSSDLFYGIGKKTASKIINHLGENAISQILTNPDVLTGVQGLKADNAEHLVKTLQENEGFEHVVVHLGKFGIGLKLAQKIYQVYKDESIDVLNKDPYQYVFDVEGFGFQKADEIANVNGLSLTHPNRIGAGCIFVLQKSVQEGHVYLPAEECIVKVIQLLGRASAELDEDTIKNRLDGLNTEKKIIVQEGKVYLPSLYYAEDGFASQVKRLITKPVEHDTPLAEMMKIIGDIEEAETLSYGKEQFHAINQALHAKLMIVTGGPGTGKTTVIKGIVDAYSAIHRVSIDPKDYEKKSEYPFVFTAPTGRAAKRLTESTGLPAVTIHRLLGWDGNNGFDKDQNEPLSGKFLIVDEFSMVDIWLANSLFKAIPDDMQVLLVGDEDQLPSVGPGQVLTDLLASDSIPFVSLNEVYRQKEGSKIIQLAHTIKNDECTNQTLRNDKDFSFLTCNQFQMVDVITKIFASAEKKGINLKDIQVLAPMYRTEAGITVINKTLQEIVNPKTKRRREVKVYDTVFRVGDKVLQLVNQPEDGVSNGDIGEIVAIFFEDENKENVEQIVVTFEGKEVVYERKDYTNIMHAYCISIHKSQGSEFPIVVMPVVSTYRRMLRKNLLYTAITRSKQSLIICGEKQAFLQGVNTMDTNKRYTDLIKQLRDRLPSDQDNEAAEENMEDEITPYDFM from the coding sequence ATGGCAAATGTTGAGCAAATGGGTGAACCTGATATCCAAAAGTATATAAAAGGCGAGCTACTGTATACTATTTTTCACAATGATGCGGAGCATTTTTCGATTGCAAAAATCAAAGTACTTGATACGAATGAAGAATTGCATGACAAAGAAATTGTGGTGAAAGGGTATTTTTCCAATCTGCAGGAGACAAAGGATTATATATTTTATGGACAAATGGAGCGGCATAATAAGTTCGGACTTCAATATCAGGTGACATCATATGAATCAAACATACCAGAAACAACTGATGGACTAATTGCGTATCTATCGAGTGATTTATTTTATGGAATTGGTAAGAAGACTGCCTCAAAAATAATTAATCATTTGGGTGAGAATGCTATTTCACAAATATTAACCAATCCGGATGTGTTAACAGGTGTTCAAGGATTGAAAGCAGATAATGCGGAGCACCTCGTGAAAACATTGCAAGAAAACGAGGGCTTCGAGCATGTGGTAGTTCATTTGGGTAAATTTGGAATTGGATTGAAACTTGCCCAGAAAATCTATCAGGTTTATAAAGATGAATCAATTGATGTGCTAAACAAGGATCCTTACCAATATGTGTTTGATGTAGAAGGATTCGGATTCCAAAAAGCCGATGAAATTGCCAATGTAAACGGGTTATCCCTGACACATCCAAATCGAATAGGTGCCGGTTGCATTTTTGTTTTGCAAAAAAGTGTACAGGAAGGACATGTGTATTTACCTGCAGAAGAGTGTATCGTCAAGGTCATTCAATTGCTTGGAAGAGCAAGTGCTGAGCTTGATGAAGATACAATCAAAAACCGTCTGGATGGCCTGAATACAGAAAAGAAAATAATTGTTCAAGAAGGAAAAGTATATTTGCCCTCCTTGTATTATGCGGAGGATGGCTTTGCTTCACAAGTCAAGCGACTAATAACAAAACCTGTTGAACATGATACCCCGCTGGCAGAGATGATGAAAATTATTGGGGATATTGAAGAAGCGGAAACACTAAGCTATGGAAAAGAACAGTTCCATGCGATTAATCAGGCTTTGCATGCTAAGCTAATGATTGTAACAGGTGGGCCGGGAACAGGTAAAACCACAGTAATAAAAGGAATTGTGGATGCGTACTCCGCTATTCATCGTGTTTCGATCGACCCAAAAGATTATGAGAAAAAATCTGAATATCCTTTTGTTTTCACTGCACCTACTGGTCGGGCAGCAAAACGATTAACAGAATCTACTGGACTGCCGGCAGTGACGATTCACCGGTTATTAGGCTGGGACGGTAATAATGGGTTCGATAAAGATCAAAACGAACCACTGTCAGGTAAATTCCTGATTGTTGATGAATTCTCAATGGTAGATATCTGGCTTGCGAATAGTTTATTTAAAGCGATTCCGGATGATATGCAGGTTCTCTTGGTTGGTGATGAGGATCAATTGCCCTCTGTTGGACCAGGCCAGGTACTTACTGACTTATTAGCAAGCGACTCCATCCCATTTGTAAGTCTGAATGAAGTGTACAGACAAAAAGAAGGGTCCAAGATCATTCAATTGGCACATACCATAAAAAACGATGAATGTACCAATCAGACACTTAGAAATGATAAGGATTTTAGCTTTTTAACCTGTAATCAATTTCAAATGGTTGATGTAATCACAAAGATATTTGCTAGTGCCGAAAAAAAGGGGATTAATTTAAAAGATATTCAAGTGCTGGCACCAATGTACCGTACGGAAGCAGGCATCACGGTTATAAACAAAACATTGCAGGAAATAGTAAATCCTAAGACAAAACGAAGGCGTGAAGTGAAAGTGTACGACACAGTCTTTCGCGTTGGAGATAAGGTGCTGCAATTGGTAAACCAGCCGGAAGATGGTGTTTCGAATGGTGATATCGGGGAAATTGTTGCCATCTTTTTTGAAGATGAAAACAAAGAAAATGTGGAACAAATCGTTGTAACATTTGAAGGCAAAGAAGTGGTCTATGAAAGGAAGGATTATACAAACATTATGCACGCCTATTGTATTTCCATTCATAAATCACAGGGGAGTGAGTTTCCTATCGTGGTCATGCCGGTAGTTTCTACCTACCGCAGGATGTTACGCAAGAATTTATTATACACGGCTATAACAAGGAGCAAGCAATCATTGATCATTTGCGGCGAGAAACAAGCGTTTTTACAGGGTGTAAATACCATGGATACAAACAAGCGGTATACGGATTTAATCAAGCAATTGCGTGATCGGTTACCATCTGATCAGGACAATGAAGCGGCTGAAGAGAATATGGAGGACGAGATCACTCCTTATGATTTTATGTAG
- a CDS encoding AI-2E family transporter codes for MIKEKNPLHILYWLIIAILTFLLIYLFVKLFPFYGTVFSFLWSIFFPFLFSLFIAYLLYPIVRKIHSYNVPKGIAILIIYVIFFGGLIVGVNRIYPLLLKQLTELSAQIPAFIETYRSWIYQIYESTSFLPETVHDKFDTLFQQIETGMGNMVSGLVISITKILDFIVVITVIPVLVFYFLKDTKRIKRWLKKWIPMKYHDRAHKILYSIDKSLGNYIRGQLLVSLFVSIATFICFYFLHLKYALVLAIIMGFTNFIPYFGPIIGALPAIAIALTVSNKLVIFVLITVFAIQLIESNLLSPYIVGRSIHIHPIAIIFALLIGGKVGGVIGLLLAVPLLTIINEIVKQFRSENQNERYE; via the coding sequence ATGATTAAAGAAAAAAATCCGTTACATATTCTATACTGGCTCATCATTGCGATTTTAACCTTTCTATTAATTTATCTTTTTGTAAAACTGTTCCCCTTTTATGGAACTGTTTTTTCCTTTTTGTGGAGTATTTTCTTTCCATTTCTCTTCTCTCTTTTTATTGCATATTTATTGTATCCGATAGTACGTAAAATTCATTCCTACAATGTTCCAAAAGGGATAGCTATACTTATCATATATGTCATTTTCTTTGGCGGACTAATTGTTGGTGTTAATCGGATTTATCCATTACTTCTCAAGCAGCTAACAGAGTTAAGTGCACAGATTCCAGCATTTATTGAAACATACAGGAGCTGGATATACCAAATATACGAGTCAACATCCTTTTTGCCTGAAACAGTGCACGATAAGTTTGATACTTTGTTCCAGCAAATCGAAACAGGTATGGGTAACATGGTTTCAGGACTGGTTATCTCCATTACCAAGATCCTTGATTTTATAGTGGTAATTACGGTCATTCCGGTACTCGTTTTTTATTTTTTGAAAGATACGAAGCGGATTAAAAGATGGTTGAAAAAGTGGATTCCGATGAAATATCATGATCGGGCACATAAAATCCTTTACTCAATTGATAAGAGCTTGGGTAACTATATCCGCGGCCAATTGCTGGTAAGCCTATTTGTTAGTATTGCAACTTTTATTTGTTTCTATTTTCTCCATTTAAAATATGCGCTGGTTTTAGCGATTATCATGGGTTTTACCAATTTTATTCCTTATTTTGGTCCAATAATCGGTGCGCTGCCGGCAATTGCTATAGCACTCACCGTATCCAACAAGCTGGTAATCTTTGTATTAATAACGGTATTTGCTATTCAATTAATTGAGAGTAATTTACTGTCCCCTTACATTGTAGGCAGAAGCATTCATATTCATCCGATAGCAATTATTTTTGCACTGCTTATTGGAGGCAAGGTAGGTGGGGTGATAGGATTATTACTTGCAGTCCCCTTACTTACCATTATCAATGAGATTGTCAAGCAATTTAGATCAGAGAATCAGAACGAAAGGTACGAATAG
- a CDS encoding DUF1292 domain-containing protein yields the protein MALDDKERIVIPDENGEEHLFEVLFTFDADETKQSYIAVVPVEQKDDEEVEVYAFRYEEKDSDDNDLSLFPIESDEEWEMVEEMLNTLADEEMDQ from the coding sequence ATGGCATTAGATGATAAAGAACGTATTGTAATACCGGATGAAAACGGTGAGGAACATTTATTTGAAGTATTGTTCACTTTTGATGCAGACGAAACAAAACAATCTTATATTGCGGTTGTTCCTGTTGAACAAAAAGATGATGAAGAAGTAGAGGTTTATGCTTTTCGTTATGAAGAAAAAGATTCAGATGACAATGATTTGTCGCTATTCCCAATTGAATCCGATGAGGAATGGGAAATGGTTGAAGAAATGTTAAATACGCTTGCAGATGAGGAAATGGATCAGTAA
- a CDS encoding tetratricopeptide repeat protein gives MDKMQQAVAYMQEQKLEESAKLFTEIIEENPEDPVGYINFGNLLIHLHELARAQRFFEKAIELDEHAATAYYGLGNVFLEESVYGKAQQNFQKAIELGLEEGDVYYMLGIALQNQEQMKLAIPYLLRATELEPDDEEIAFQYAMSLAQSDHLDEAKDAFEQVLKLNEAHSDAHYNLGVIALYNEQMDEAMDHFETALTIQPDHALAANGKEQTKKLRELNKE, from the coding sequence ATGGATAAAATGCAGCAGGCAGTTGCATATATGCAAGAACAAAAATTAGAGGAATCAGCGAAACTTTTTACGGAAATTATTGAAGAAAATCCCGAAGATCCAGTAGGTTATATTAATTTTGGCAACTTACTGATCCATCTACATGAGTTAGCACGGGCGCAACGTTTTTTTGAAAAAGCAATTGAGTTGGATGAGCATGCTGCAACAGCATATTATGGGCTTGGCAATGTGTTTTTGGAAGAGTCGGTTTATGGGAAAGCACAACAAAATTTCCAGAAAGCAATTGAACTTGGTCTGGAAGAAGGAGACGTATACTATATGCTAGGTATCGCTTTACAAAACCAGGAACAAATGAAACTTGCAATTCCATACCTCCTGCGTGCCACTGAACTAGAGCCTGATGATGAAGAAATTGCCTTTCAATATGCAATGTCACTGGCCCAAAGTGATCATTTAGATGAAGCTAAAGATGCTTTCGAACAGGTTTTAAAGCTAAATGAAGCGCATAGTGATGCACATTATAATTTAGGAGTAATCGCCTTATATAATGAGCAAATGGATGAGGCAATGGATCATTTTGAAACAGCATTGACTATTCAACCAGACCATGCCCTTGCGGCTAATGGGAAAGAGCAAACAAAGAAATTACGTGAACTAAACAAAGAGTAA